In Myxococcus xanthus, the genomic window AGATCGCAAGGTCTCCAGCCCGTTTCGTTTTGGGGCGATAGTCCTCGCGGCTCTGGCCGACCGGTTGCGGGCGCGAACCTCGGGGCACCTGGGCTGGATGGAGACGCGAGCCTGGAGTTCCTGGCGCGGGTAGGTGCGGAATTCATCGGCCCATTTGCCGGCAGATTGGCACCACTTCGAGCTGTGGCAGGTCGTCGTAGTTGAAGTCAAACGCGAATTTGCCATCGGCGGTGATGGTCAGCGTGGCCGTGTGCCAGTCGTGGCCGTTCTTGCTGAGTGTCGCCATCCGGGTCCTCAACTCGTCGAAGGCGTCCGTGACTTCGTCTGTCGCGGCGAAGGAGCGCTGCTGCCCGTCGGCGAGGCGGTACCGGCCGGTTTCTTCGGAGAAGAGGGGGATGGCCAGGTACGAATAGGTGGCCTGAACCCAGCCGTCTTCAGCTTGTTGTACACGCCTTGGGCGATGGTCTGGTGAAGCTGTTCGATGTCGGGCGTCACGTCTAGAGTCTGGGGTTGGCGAGCAAACGGCTCTTCGTGGTCGTGCCGATTGTCCCGTTAATCCGAAGCTTGCTGGCGCGAAGTATAGGATGGATGGGAGCCCTGTTTGTTGGAGTGGGTCATCGGTACAACGAGCCGTGGACGAGATTGCTCTCTCGACGCCTGGAGCCAAGACTTCACTGACTCCCATGACTGACTTTGACACCCCAGGACGATGGCTCATCGCGGAGGCGGTCCGGATGCTGGTGGCCAACTGGTCGTCACGTGATGAGCGGAGGCGTCCTTGGGGGACCTGGGTTCTGCTGTGGGGGGCTATCGAGAGTGATGAGGAACTTGAACGCCTCAGGATTGCTGTGCCGCTGCTAGGGGCTTGGTTCCTGAGCGACTCCTGTTTCGTTCGCCATGACGTGTGGCGCTATCTGCGCCACCGCTCCATGCAGCATTCTTCCTTGTACTCCCCACTGGCGACAAGGGTCGGAGTGCTTGAAGTCGCTCCGTATCGTCGCGAGCCTGCGGTGTACGCGGCAAGTCACTGCGGACTACGGGAT contains:
- a CDS encoding immunity protein YezG family protein is translated as MSHRPGVSKSVMGVSEVLAPGVERAISSTARCTDDPLQQTGLPSILYFAPASFGLTGQSARPRRAVCSPTPDSRRDARHRTASPDHRPRRVQQAEDGWVQATYSYLAIPLFSEETGRYRLADGQQRSFAATDEVTDAFDELRTRMATLSKNGHDWHTATLTITADGKFAFDFNYDDLPQLEVVPICRQMGR